A genomic stretch from Candidatus Neptunochlamydia vexilliferae includes:
- a CDS encoding type II toxin-antitoxin system RelE/ParE family toxin — MCELFTCKGEQGRFFNLGQVSKKSGWVSIKRIAQRKLDMLDYAISLRDLKNPPNNHLEALKGDLKGYYSIRSQLQNY, encoded by the coding sequence ATGTGCGAACTTTTTACCTGTAAAGGTGAACAAGGCCGATTTTTTAACTTGGGACAGGTTTCTAAAAAATCAGGTTGGGTTTCGATCAAGAGAATTGCACAGCGAAAGCTAGATATGCTTGATTATGCAATAAGCCTCAGAGATTTAAAGAATCCGCCGAACAATCATTTAGAAGCTTTGAAGGGAGATTTAAAAGGTTATTATAGTATAAGGAGCCAATTGCAAAATTACTGA